DNA sequence from the Callospermophilus lateralis isolate mCalLat2 chromosome 2, mCalLat2.hap1, whole genome shotgun sequence genome:
agggcctcctgcatgctaagcaagcaccctgcctctaagccacatccccaggaccTCCCTGATTCATCTTAATGTATCTTTGTGCTCTTATTTAATTGACTCGTTACACTCAATACACTGTAGAGttaccttgtttttatttttctttaacaatTTTTCTTCACTTCCCTGTAATTTGAGTGGGACCAGGAGGTGAAGAGCAAGTAATTTGAATCTTGAACATTGTCtggtacagaatagaaattcagacAATATTTGGTTAATAAATAAGTAAGAACATGACTCAAAGACACCTAGTGAAAGAGGAATAGTTGGTGTCAGAAACAAACTTAGATACTCAACAAGTCTAGGATGTATTTTGGTaatattttttgaattatttttgtcttattacttcatttttttcaatgcctaataattttttttcttttttattctatgCTTTTTAGATGGAGAGAAAATGTCTACAGCTCTAGGCTTTTAAGTGCTTAGACATTTATCATAATATAGGCTTGACTCTCAAGAACTTAACTTCAAGTTTTTAGGTAAGAATACATGACAGACTTATAGGTTTgcataaataaattattaattataaCTAGATAGAGAATCTAATTAGCCTACATAAGAGCAGTTGATCATTCTTAAACAATTTGGaaaaaattttaacaatattaaaataGCATGTTATTCTCTCtaatatcaaatacaaaaaaataagaatGTTTACTGTAATCACAATAAATAAAACTGTCAAACTATTCAAAAAGAGACCAATTAAAGTAAATAACTAAAGTTAAGAACAAATATATTTTTGACTATAAAAAACAATATTGTAGCatttcataaataaaaatgataataaagtGAAACATGATGGAAGGAATTGTACAAGCTTTTGAaatgagaaaacaaagaaaagtaATGGAGGAAATGGTAGGAAGAAGTACCCAGTAAATCATCATATCAACAAGTTACAAAAATGAGACAATTTTCACCAttacaactttttaaaagttgaaaatGCAAACCAGTAATCTACAAAAGAGTTCTTAGGTGGTAACTCCAAATGTGTTTTTCTAAGTTAATAAAATAGAATGTGTAAACAGTAAACAGACTTAAATGGTTGAATATGCAGGCTAAGTTCAGCTAAaacaaataatagaaaaataaaatacagaaaataggaaaatagaaTACAGAAAATAGGGAAGGATATTGGGCCAAGAGTCATCAAttctagacacacacacacacacaaacacacacacacacacacacacacacacacacgtctcaGATCAAAAAATTGCAAACAAACATTGGTTTATTTGGTCCTTACAATTCCTAAAGGCTCTATGATGATCATGCAAAAAACATAAGTTAGAATCATAACTTTCAACTTTTGCAAGCAAAGGACACTGATAATTCCATTACATTGTGAGGAAGTAAAACCTCAAAATGTTCTATAATGCTGGACCACCTCATATTTTGCCATATTTTTTCTCTACAAATGATTGAAAATTTTATCCATATTTATGGAATTTTGAGTTTAACGACTAAGCAAGATTAATGCATAATTTAAGGACATTTAACACAAGGAATTGGCCTTGCCATATACTGACAGTCCTATAAAATAATTCCTTAAATGTATAATGACTTCTTCTTTACTTCTGCAAACAGTGTTTCCACCAGATTCATGGCTCCTGGAAATGTCACCCAGGTCTCTGAGTTTGTTTTCATAGGAGTCTCAGATCTTCCAGAGCTGCAAATTCCTCTCTTCCTGGTATTCCTGCTCATCTATGGGCTGACAGTCATGGGGAACCTGGGCATCATCACCCTCATCAGTGTTGACTCTCGACTTCAAACccccatgtattttttcctccgaCATCTGGCTATTATAAATTTTAGCAACTCTACTGTCATTGCCCCTAAAATGCTGGTCAACTTCTTAGTAAGTAAGAAAACCACTTCATACTATGAATGTGCAACCCAACTGGGAGCATTCCTTGTTTTCATTGTAGCTGAGGTTTTCATACTAGCTGTTATGGCCTATGACCGTTATGTGGCCATTTGCAATCCCCTACTCTACATGGTGGTGGTATCTCGGCGGATTTGCAATTTGCTGGTTTCACTCACCTACCTGTATAGCTTTTCCACAGCTATTGTGGTTTCATCTTGTGTATTCTCTGTGTCTTATTGTGCTTCCAATGTCATCAATCATTTTTACTGTGACAATGTCCCTCTGTTAGCCCTGTCCTGCTCTGATACTTACATTCCAGAAACTGTAGTCTTTATCTCAGCAGCTACAAATATCTTGTTCTCTATGACTGTAGTTCTAATTTCTTATTTCAACATTGTTTTGTCTATTCTAAGGATGCGTTCATCAGAGGGAAGGAAAAAAGCCTTTTCCACCTGTGCTTCACATATGATGGCAGTCACAGTTTTCTATGGGACTCTGCTGTTCATGTATTTGCAGCCTCGAACCAGCCATTCCCTGGATACTGATAAAATGGCATCTGTGTTTTACACCCTGGTGATCCCCATGCTGAACCCCATGATCTACAGCTTGAGGAACAAGGATGTGAAGGCCGCCTTAAGGAGATTAATGATGAATCCCTGTGATTCCCTTAAAGctatgtatttttaaatctaCAGGTAAATGAAGAGATGGCTAAGATTGTGTGCTATGcaagattaaaatttttaaaacttattgtTTTATGACTTTTTTGCAGTCTCTGTAGCATTCTTGGATTCTTG
Encoded proteins:
- the LOC143390480 gene encoding olfactory receptor 8J3-like, which encodes MAPGNVTQVSEFVFIGVSDLPELQIPLFLVFLLIYGLTVMGNLGIITLISVDSRLQTPMYFFLRHLAIINFSNSTVIAPKMLVNFLVSKKTTSYYECATQLGAFLVFIVAEVFILAVMAYDRYVAICNPLLYMVVVSRRICNLLVSLTYLYSFSTAIVVSSCVFSVSYCASNVINHFYCDNVPLLALSCSDTYIPETVVFISAATNILFSMTVVLISYFNIVLSILRMRSSEGRKKAFSTCASHMMAVTVFYGTLLFMYLQPRTSHSLDTDKMASVFYTLVIPMLNPMIYSLRNKDVKAALRRLMMNPCDSLKAMYF